In a single window of the Desulfonatronum thiodismutans genome:
- a CDS encoding ATP-binding protein: protein MNNGAKESTDAKEAVNFHSEDAPEDRSVSDQEDNAAQIFAATGLKFEPETAALLWSRILQHKWVLSERLGRDVGLKLACIDFIENIDPITKDARESKRIQCLRELGAQVVDRAVWETISDSQPPKQVVNNRIIRTLQKADLARKHGVTPPRAIIFFGPPGTGKTHFVKAIAGILQWWYIEISPSVLMEDGQDRLGANLKKIMEKVYDLDETVVFIDEFEEIAGSRDHASRVDKSITNEFLKQVPLLKARNRKNLLICATNYIRQLDAALLRPGRFDCIIPVGSLDEQGRKTIFEHYIARTNCGTVDLDRLVSLTPLFTPADIEYLFQKVRQHAFEQEYNLQHDYLVTTETFLEILPSLRPTLTEEIITEFQEDCAEYTRV from the coding sequence ATGAACAATGGAGCAAAGGAATCAACAGACGCAAAAGAAGCTGTGAATTTTCACAGCGAGGATGCCCCGGAAGACCGTTCTGTCTCTGATCAGGAGGATAACGCAGCGCAAATTTTTGCCGCAACCGGCCTGAAATTCGAACCTGAAACAGCCGCCTTGCTTTGGTCCAGAATTCTCCAGCACAAGTGGGTTCTTTCTGAAAGATTGGGACGCGACGTTGGGCTCAAGTTGGCATGTATCGACTTCATTGAAAACATTGATCCCATTACCAAGGACGCCAGGGAGAGCAAACGTATCCAGTGTCTTCGGGAACTCGGCGCGCAGGTTGTCGATCGGGCCGTCTGGGAGACCATTTCCGACTCCCAACCCCCGAAACAGGTGGTGAATAACAGGATTATCCGCACTCTCCAAAAAGCAGATCTCGCCCGCAAGCATGGTGTTACGCCGCCGAGGGCCATTATCTTTTTCGGCCCCCCGGGCACGGGAAAAACCCATTTCGTCAAGGCCATCGCCGGCATCCTTCAATGGTGGTACATCGAAATCAGCCCGAGCGTTTTGATGGAGGACGGTCAAGACCGGTTGGGGGCCAACCTGAAGAAAATCATGGAAAAGGTATATGACTTGGATGAGACGGTGGTCTTCATTGATGAGTTCGAGGAAATTGCGGGCAGCCGCGATCATGCTTCCCGGGTTGACAAGTCCATCACCAATGAATTCCTAAAGCAGGTACCTTTGTTGAAAGCCAGGAATCGAAAAAATCTTCTCATTTGCGCAACCAATTATATCCGGCAACTGGACGCGGCGCTGCTCAGACCCGGCCGCTTCGACTGCATCATTCCAGTGGGCAGCCTGGACGAGCAGGGACGTAAAACCATATTCGAGCACTATATCGCGCGCACAAATTGCGGAACTGTCGACCTGGACAGATTGGTTTCCCTCACCCCGCTCTTCACTCCGGCGGACATCGAGTATCTTTTTCAGAAGGTACGGCAGCACGCCTTTGAACAGGAGTATAACCTGCAACATGATTATCTGGTCACCACTGAGACATTCTTGGAAATTCTCCCTTCGCTTCGACCGACCCTTACCGAGGAAATAATCACCGAGTTTCAGGAGGACTGTGCGGAATACACCAGGGTGTGA
- the ahbD gene encoding heme b synthase, whose product MNTNQSIPHGTRSSKHPSEHPQGHPIGHPKGLSGMPKTLPDGSPPCRLIAWEVTRSCNLACKHCRAEAHMEPYPGEFSTEDAKALIDTFPEVGDPIIIFTGGEPLLRPDIFELVRYADAKGLRCVMAPNGTLVTADVARKMKEAGIQRASISLDGPDAASHDVFRGVQGAFDGALRAIEHFKDVGLPFQINTTVTRNNLGQFKEIFHLAEKLGAAAWHIFLLVPTGRGANLGREVISGEEYEEVLNWFYDFRKTTKMQLKATCAPHYHRILRQRAKEEGIPVTMDNFGLDAVSRGCLGGTGFCFISHTGQVQPCGYLELDCGQVRTTPFPEIWRKSKQFLEFRDQKTYHGKCGVCEFHKVCAGCRARAQTMSGHYLAEEPLCTYQPKKAEPK is encoded by the coding sequence ATGAATACAAATCAAAGCATCCCTCATGGCACCCGCTCTTCCAAGCATCCTTCCGAGCATCCGCAAGGCCATCCCATCGGCCATCCAAAAGGCCTCTCGGGCATGCCCAAAACCCTGCCCGACGGCTCGCCGCCCTGTCGGCTGATCGCCTGGGAGGTAACCCGGTCCTGCAATCTGGCCTGCAAGCACTGCCGGGCCGAGGCGCATATGGAGCCGTATCCGGGCGAGTTTTCCACCGAGGATGCCAAGGCGTTGATCGACACCTTCCCGGAGGTCGGGGACCCGATCATTATTTTCACCGGCGGCGAGCCCCTGCTCCGGCCGGACATCTTCGAGCTGGTCCGCTATGCCGACGCCAAGGGCCTGCGCTGCGTGATGGCCCCCAACGGCACCCTGGTCACCGCGGACGTGGCCCGGAAGATGAAAGAGGCCGGAATCCAGCGGGCCAGCATTTCCCTGGACGGGCCGGACGCCGCCAGTCACGACGTTTTCCGGGGGGTGCAGGGAGCGTTTGACGGGGCCTTGCGGGCCATCGAGCACTTCAAGGACGTGGGTCTGCCCTTTCAGATCAACACCACCGTAACCCGGAACAATCTGGGCCAGTTCAAGGAGATCTTCCATCTGGCCGAAAAGCTGGGCGCGGCGGCGTGGCACATTTTTCTGCTGGTGCCCACGGGACGGGGCGCGAACCTGGGCCGGGAGGTGATTTCCGGCGAGGAATATGAAGAGGTGCTCAACTGGTTCTACGATTTCCGCAAGACCACCAAGATGCAACTCAAGGCCACCTGCGCGCCCCACTACCACCGCATCCTGCGCCAGCGAGCCAAGGAAGAGGGCATTCCGGTGACCATGGACAACTTCGGCCTGGACGCGGTCAGCCGGGGCTGTCTGGGCGGCACGGGGTTCTGCTTCATCTCCCATACCGGCCAAGTTCAGCCCTGCGGCTATCTGGAGTTGGACTGCGGTCAGGTCCGGACCACGCCGTTTCCGGAAATCTGGAGAAAATCGAAACAGTTCCTGGAGTTTCGCGACCAGAAAACCTACCACGGCAAGTGCGGAGTCTGCGAATTTCACAAGGTCTGCGCCGGATGCCGGGCCCGGGCCCAGACCATGAGCGGCCATTATCTGGCCGAGGAACCGTTGTGTACGTATCAGCCAAAGAAGGCCGAACCGAAATAA
- a CDS encoding GspE/PulE family protein, whose product MTAIDHCAFHPHTRLDYCLNDLLPILEQAGELDPERRRIVLGQARQRDIALDDPLSGLDLILGLKLTRAKAPRERLTEESVLRAVAKRFGLEFKRLDVLELDLEVSTRTISEGFARTNLLVPLRIVDGHLEILAHNPFHPELWEDMCRVTTLPLRLFLGTRAEITRLIDDFYQFRQAVKAAEQEFLSASESLANQEQRVRVGERSDSGSQKHVSKAVDYLLHTALRERASDIHLEPKRDASLVRFRIDGVLHPLYRLPLTVHQAMISRLKGLSRLDISEKRRPQDGRVQLVLDEIRTDVRISTIPVAFGEKMVLRLLSSDTTLKKLDELGMEPDQLVLFRSFLARSNSLVLVTGPTGSGKSTTLYSAMKTLAHPGVNVLTLEDPIEMVVDEFNQIGVQPKIGVDFGQVLRHILRQDPDIVMIGEMRDLNTAHEAIQAALTGHLVLSTLHTNDAASSITRLLDLGLDAFLINAALAGIVAQRLVRTLCPHCKVQVRVTEDQAALWRAGGMDAPETIWTGPGCEFCRNTGYLGRTGIHEVLPFDEELQDAVRQDTNLTALRRLVRSKGVAGLFQSGIVKVLAGTTTMDEVVRVTGGVNG is encoded by the coding sequence ATGACCGCCATTGACCACTGCGCTTTCCATCCCCACACCCGCCTGGACTACTGCCTGAACGACCTGCTCCCCATTCTGGAACAGGCCGGCGAACTGGACCCCGAACGGCGGCGGATCGTTCTGGGTCAGGCCCGGCAGCGGGATATCGCTCTTGATGATCCGCTGTCCGGGCTGGACCTGATTTTGGGGCTGAAGCTGACCCGGGCCAAGGCGCCTCGGGAGAGGCTGACCGAAGAAAGCGTGCTCCGGGCCGTGGCCAAGCGATTCGGTCTGGAGTTCAAGCGGCTGGACGTGCTGGAACTGGATCTGGAGGTCAGCACCCGGACCATTTCCGAGGGCTTTGCCCGGACCAATCTTCTGGTTCCGCTGCGCATCGTGGACGGCCATCTGGAAATCCTGGCCCACAATCCGTTTCACCCGGAACTCTGGGAGGACATGTGCCGGGTCACGACCCTGCCATTGCGCCTTTTCCTGGGCACCAGGGCCGAGATCACCCGGCTGATCGACGACTTCTACCAGTTCCGCCAGGCCGTGAAGGCCGCGGAACAGGAGTTCCTCAGCGCTTCGGAGTCCCTGGCCAACCAGGAACAGCGGGTCCGGGTCGGGGAGCGGTCGGATTCCGGCTCGCAGAAGCATGTCAGCAAGGCCGTGGACTATCTCCTGCACACGGCCCTGCGGGAGCGGGCCAGCGACATCCACCTGGAGCCCAAGCGCGATGCATCCCTGGTTCGGTTTCGCATCGACGGGGTGCTCCACCCTCTCTACCGCCTCCCCCTGACCGTGCATCAGGCCATGATCAGTCGGCTCAAGGGCCTGAGCCGCCTGGACATCTCCGAAAAGCGGCGGCCCCAGGACGGACGCGTCCAGCTCGTTTTGGACGAAATCCGGACCGATGTCCGGATTTCCACAATTCCCGTGGCCTTCGGGGAGAAGATGGTCCTGCGGCTGCTCTCCAGCGACACCACGCTGAAGAAGCTGGACGAACTGGGCATGGAGCCGGACCAGCTTGTCCTGTTCCGCTCCTTCCTGGCCCGCTCCAACAGTCTGGTGTTGGTCACCGGCCCCACGGGCAGCGGCAAATCCACCACCCTGTATTCGGCCATGAAGACCCTGGCCCATCCGGGCGTGAACGTACTCACCCTGGAGGACCCCATCGAGATGGTGGTGGACGAGTTCAATCAGATCGGGGTTCAGCCCAAGATCGGCGTGGATTTCGGCCAGGTGCTCCGGCACATCCTGCGTCAGGATCCGGACATCGTGATGATCGGGGAAATGCGCGACCTGAACACGGCCCATGAGGCGATCCAGGCCGCCCTGACCGGCCACCTGGTCCTCTCCACCCTGCACACCAACGATGCGGCCTCCTCCATCACCCGCCTGCTGGACCTGGGACTGGACGCCTTCCTGATCAACGCGGCCCTGGCCGGAATCGTGGCCCAGCGCTTGGTGCGCACCCTCTGCCCGCATTGCAAGGTGCAGGTCCGCGTTACGGAGGACCAGGCCGCGCTGTGGCGAGCCGGAGGGATGGACGCGCCGGAGACGATCTGGACCGGGCCGGGCTGCGAGTTCTGCCGCAATACCGGCTACCTCGGGCGCACCGGGATACATGAAGTCCTGCCCTTTGACGAGGAACTCCAAGACGCCGTGCGCCAAGACACGAACCTTACGGCCCTACGCCGCCTGGTCCGCTCCAAGGGCGTGGCCGGCTTGTTTCAAAGCGGGATCGTCAAGGTGCTGGCCGGGACGACCACCATGGACGAGGTCGTGCGCGTCACCGGCGGGGTGAACGGGTAG
- a CDS encoding pentapeptide repeat-containing protein, with protein MTMHIVAPIITVFLLLSTIGTLEAFDQADLDQLRGSNQCPKCDLSGANLSGARLNRADLTEANLRNADLSWANLNGVGLVGADLSNADLSNANLSWSDLRGANLTEATLTRANLTGAKLSGVTWIDGRECAEGSIGVCG; from the coding sequence ATGACCATGCACATTGTCGCGCCGATCATCACCGTCTTCCTGCTCCTGAGCACGATTGGAACTCTTGAGGCTTTTGATCAAGCCGACCTGGATCAATTGCGGGGGAGCAACCAGTGTCCGAAGTGCGACTTGAGCGGAGCGAACCTGAGCGGAGCAAGACTGAACAGGGCCGACCTCACCGAAGCGAATCTGCGCAACGCCGACCTGAGTTGGGCCAACCTCAACGGCGTCGGGCTGGTGGGCGCCGACCTGAGCAATGCCGACCTGAGCAATGCCAACTTGAGCTGGTCCGACCTGAGAGGAGCGAACCTGACTGAAGCAACCCTGACCCGAGCCAACCTGACAGGGGCCAAGCTCAGCGGGGTCACTTGGATCGACGGACGCGAATGCGCCGAAGGCTCCATAGGGGTATGCGGTTGA
- a CDS encoding PQQ-dependent sugar dehydrogenase codes for MKRKTNVLSLLLTALLVAFYAHCGHDQSVADAGEPRIHRTVIMSGLNNPWDLAFASDGVMLFTEKCRGLSVRTPDGTVRHLFGTRGAVLEADDLFCQGQSGMLGVALDPEFAANRRVYVYMASDAAESKTNRVVRLIVDEAYAVVADRVDIITDISYKQSFNRWGRAGAHSGGRIRFSPFDGYLYVATGDNHDGPLPQDLSRLGGKVLRVDSDGNAAPGNNTPAQNTPANNTSVGSDPRIFTYGHRNVQGLAFRPDTGQPFTCEHGPGHDDEVTPLAPGGNGGWDPAPMPGVSCMSDYCGYTSNNPEGRPTPMTDLARFPDALEPSWNNRGASEGMGPCVFLEGPRWEAWEGRLAVGFLRGARIELLRLDEEGMTMEASVVPGLPSQRMRALVLGPDNALYVAIDGGEIWRVEAAGP; via the coding sequence ATGAAACGGAAGACAAACGTACTGTCCCTGTTGCTCACGGCCCTGCTCGTAGCCTTTTACGCCCACTGCGGCCACGATCAGTCCGTCGCGGATGCCGGTGAACCTCGAATTCATCGTACGGTGATCATGTCCGGCTTGAACAATCCGTGGGATTTGGCCTTTGCGTCGGACGGGGTCATGCTGTTCACGGAAAAATGCCGCGGGTTGTCCGTGCGCACTCCGGATGGGACGGTTCGACATTTGTTCGGAACACGCGGCGCGGTCCTGGAGGCGGACGACCTTTTCTGCCAGGGGCAAAGCGGTATGTTGGGCGTGGCCCTGGATCCGGAGTTCGCCGCGAACCGCCGCGTTTACGTGTACATGGCCTCGGACGCCGCCGAGAGTAAGACCAACCGCGTCGTGCGTCTCATCGTCGACGAAGCCTACGCCGTTGTCGCGGACCGCGTGGATATTATCACCGATATTTCCTACAAACAGTCCTTCAACCGCTGGGGCCGGGCAGGTGCGCACAGCGGGGGCCGGATCCGGTTCAGCCCGTTTGACGGCTATCTGTACGTCGCCACCGGCGATAACCACGACGGCCCGCTGCCCCAGGATCTTTCCCGCCTGGGCGGCAAGGTGCTGCGCGTCGACAGCGACGGCAACGCCGCGCCGGGGAACAATACCCCGGCCCAAAATACTCCGGCCAACAATACTTCGGTCGGAAGCGATCCGCGCATCTTCACCTATGGGCACCGCAACGTGCAGGGCCTCGCGTTTCGTCCCGACACGGGCCAGCCCTTTACCTGCGAACACGGTCCCGGACATGACGACGAAGTGACGCCCCTTGCTCCGGGCGGCAACGGCGGCTGGGACCCCGCGCCCATGCCTGGGGTGTCCTGCATGAGCGACTACTGCGGATACACCTCCAACAACCCAGAGGGCAGGCCCACGCCCATGACGGATCTGGCCCGGTTTCCCGACGCCCTCGAACCGTCCTGGAACAATCGCGGCGCTTCCGAGGGAATGGGACCGTGCGTGTTTCTGGAAGGGCCTCGCTGGGAGGCTTGGGAAGGGCGGCTGGCCGTGGGGTTTCTGCGCGGGGCGCGCATCGAGCTGTTGCGGTTGGACGAGGAAGGCATGACCATGGAGGCGAGCGTCGTCCCCGGCCTGCCGTCGCAGCGCATGCGCGCTCTGGTCCTGGGCCCGGACAACGCGCTTTACGTTGCCATTGACGGTGGCGAAATCTGGCGGGTGGAAGCCGCCGGGCCGTAG
- a CDS encoding L-serine ammonia-lyase, iron-sulfur-dependent, subunit alpha, whose amino-acid sequence MQSLRELYRYGMGPSSSHTMGPRRAAEVFRARHPQAARVRVTLYGSLSLTGRGHLTDQAVVQGVMPLPCDVVWSEETLAEHPNGMLFEALAADGGSLASWTVFSIGGGELREAGRSGAETPKLYAQTTMKEILDWAESRGKPLWALAEAVEGSDLWDHLGFVWLKMQEAIAAGLDEEGSLPGGLNLQRKARGFLTRVKQLRRSAGRTGLLSAHALAVSEHNAAGGFVVTAPTCGSCGVLPAVLSYLQRDLGLEDEYLLRALATAGLVGNVVKHNASISGAEVGCQGEVGVACAMAAAAAAQLLGGSPHQIEYAAEIGLEHHLGLTCDPILGLVQVPCIERNAFAAIRALAAAEYALLSDGRHLISFDQVVEAMQQTGHDLPSLYRETAQGGLAKVYLGARDRKQT is encoded by the coding sequence ATGCAGTCATTGCGGGAATTGTACCGGTATGGGATGGGGCCGTCCAGCAGTCATACCATGGGGCCGCGCCGGGCCGCGGAAGTGTTTCGGGCTCGTCATCCGCAAGCCGCCAGGGTGCGGGTCACGCTGTACGGCAGTTTAAGCCTGACCGGACGCGGTCACCTGACGGACCAGGCGGTCGTCCAGGGGGTGATGCCTCTGCCTTGCGACGTGGTCTGGAGCGAGGAGACGCTGGCTGAGCATCCCAACGGTATGCTATTCGAGGCTTTGGCCGCGGACGGCGGCTCCCTGGCATCCTGGACCGTCTTCAGCATCGGCGGCGGAGAGCTGCGGGAGGCCGGGCGAAGCGGGGCCGAAACCCCGAAGCTCTATGCCCAGACAACCATGAAGGAAATCCTGGATTGGGCCGAGTCCCGGGGCAAGCCTCTTTGGGCCCTGGCCGAGGCGGTGGAAGGGTCGGACCTGTGGGACCATCTGGGCTTTGTCTGGCTGAAGATGCAGGAGGCCATCGCCGCGGGGTTGGATGAGGAAGGATCGCTTCCCGGAGGGTTGAACCTGCAACGCAAGGCCCGGGGGTTTTTGACCCGGGTCAAACAACTGCGTCGCTCCGCCGGACGGACCGGACTTCTCTCGGCCCATGCCCTGGCCGTGTCGGAGCACAACGCCGCCGGGGGCTTCGTGGTCACCGCGCCGACGTGCGGTTCCTGCGGCGTCCTGCCCGCGGTGCTTTCGTATCTGCAACGGGATTTGGGCCTGGAGGATGAGTATCTGCTGCGGGCCCTGGCCACGGCCGGGCTGGTGGGCAACGTGGTCAAGCACAACGCCTCCATTTCCGGGGCCGAGGTGGGGTGTCAGGGAGAAGTGGGCGTGGCCTGCGCCATGGCAGCGGCCGCGGCGGCGCAGCTCTTGGGAGGGTCGCCGCATCAAATCGAGTACGCGGCGGAAATCGGCTTGGAGCATCACCTGGGGCTGACCTGCGATCCGATCCTGGGGCTGGTCCAGGTGCCCTGCATCGAGCGCAACGCCTTCGCGGCCATTCGTGCCCTGGCCGCCGCGGAATACGCCCTGCTTTCGGACGGACGCCATTTGATCAGCTTCGATCAGGTGGTGGAAGCCATGCAGCAAACCGGCCACGACCTGCCCAGCCTGTACCGGGAAACGGCACAAGGCGGGCTGGCCAAGGTCTACCTGGGCGCGCGGGACCGGAAGCAAACTTGA
- the ahbA gene encoding siroheme decarboxylase subunit alpha, whose translation MDAIDKKILDLIQTDFPLDPRPYARIGEQLGLTEAEALARVRALKGKGIIRRIGANFQSRKLGWTSTLCAAQVPESKLDQFTSEVNRHPGVTHNYLRQHMYNVWFTLIAPSVDKVRETLAEITARTGIEILNLPAEKTYKIKVDFPMTENDQD comes from the coding sequence ATGGACGCCATCGACAAAAAAATTCTGGACCTGATCCAGACCGACTTCCCCCTGGACCCGCGGCCCTACGCCCGGATCGGCGAACAACTCGGCCTGACCGAGGCCGAGGCTCTGGCCCGGGTGCGGGCCCTCAAAGGCAAAGGCATCATCCGCCGCATCGGAGCCAATTTTCAGTCCCGCAAGCTGGGCTGGACCAGCACCCTCTGCGCGGCCCAGGTTCCGGAAAGCAAGCTGGACCAGTTCACTTCCGAGGTGAATCGCCACCCCGGCGTGACCCACAACTACCTGCGCCAGCACATGTACAATGTCTGGTTCACCCTCATCGCCCCCAGCGTGGACAAAGTCCGCGAAACCCTGGCCGAGATCACGGCCAGGACCGGCATCGAAATCCTGAACCTGCCCGCGGAAAAGACCTACAAGATCAAGGTGGACTTTCCCATGACCGAGAACGACCAGGACTGA
- the xerD gene encoding site-specific tyrosine recombinase XerD yields the protein MPSLPSPPPSSPTLHPWMDRFLEYILVEKGLAENSVAAYTTDLESLQRFLGPEELKLESFSSQHALLYLLHLRQAGLQNRSLARHLATLRGLFAFLVRERLIAENPLEKLENPKLPRHLPDVLSREEVTALLAQPNSNDKLGFRDRTMLELLYAAGLRVSELIGLRPGDVDLQAGLLRVFGKGRKERVVPMHASAGKYLDIYIQNWRPAFSPKAEVLFLNRSGKGLTRQGVWKLIKAYAQKAGIRQPISPHTLRHSFATHLLEGGADLRTVQILLGHADILATEIYTHVQTSRLKSQHQKHHPRSRAPASQTQPPSSAVTNPDPTNPEP from the coding sequence ATGCCTTCTCTCCCATCGCCTCCCCCCTCTTCCCCCACCCTGCATCCCTGGATGGATCGATTTCTGGAATACATCCTGGTAGAAAAGGGGCTTGCGGAAAACAGCGTGGCCGCCTACACCACGGACCTGGAGTCCTTGCAGCGGTTCCTGGGCCCTGAGGAGCTGAAGTTGGAGAGCTTTTCCAGCCAACACGCTCTGCTGTACTTGTTGCATCTGCGCCAAGCAGGATTGCAAAACCGGTCCCTGGCCCGGCATCTGGCCACGTTGCGCGGCCTGTTCGCGTTTCTGGTCCGGGAGCGGCTGATCGCCGAAAATCCGCTGGAAAAGCTGGAAAACCCCAAGTTGCCCCGCCACCTTCCGGATGTGCTCAGCCGGGAGGAGGTCACGGCCCTGCTGGCCCAACCGAACAGCAACGACAAACTGGGGTTCCGGGACCGGACCATGCTCGAACTGCTCTACGCCGCCGGGCTGCGGGTCTCGGAGCTGATCGGCCTGCGTCCCGGGGACGTGGATTTGCAGGCCGGATTGCTGCGGGTCTTCGGCAAGGGCCGTAAGGAACGGGTCGTGCCCATGCACGCCTCGGCCGGGAAATACCTGGATATCTACATCCAGAACTGGCGTCCGGCCTTTTCGCCGAAAGCAGAGGTTCTGTTTCTGAACCGTTCCGGCAAGGGACTGACCCGGCAGGGAGTCTGGAAGCTGATCAAGGCCTACGCCCAAAAGGCCGGGATTCGCCAACCCATCTCCCCGCATACCCTGCGCCACTCATTTGCCACGCACCTGCTGGAAGGCGGGGCGGACCTGCGCACCGTGCAGATCCTCCTGGGCCACGCGGACATCCTGGCTACGGAAATCTACACCCATGTCCAGACATCGCGCCTGAAAAGTCAACACCAGAAACACCACCCTCGCAGTCGAGCCCCGGCCTCCCAAACCCAGCCCCCCTCTTCCGCCGTCACGAATCCTGACCCCACTAACCCTGAACCCTGA